In the genome of Campylobacter concisus, the window CTTGAGTGTCCAGGCCTATACTCGATATTTTTTTGCTCATCTTTTAAGATCATTGCATCAGACGAGTTTGTTAAAATCCTTACAAAAGCGCTATAAACCATGAGCTTATCTTCTGGCAAAATTTCTAAAATCTGAGAAAGGTTTATGCTAGCTGGATACATCTTATAAAAGACCTCGCAAAGCCATGATATATCTTGTGGCATAGCACCATAACTATCTTGCCACTGGTTATCTTTCTTTATAAAATCTGCCACAACGTGAATTTTGTTAATATCGCTTGGACCTATTTGTTTATTGGCTATGCTCTCATAAGTTTTGCTATGGACTATTAGGCTTTGTCTAAAGACTTTGTTGCTAATCATATCCATGAATTGCTCTAGATCGATTCTGTCCTTAAACTTGTTATTTTTGTATTCATCTACTATGGCTGTGCCAACATCCGGGGTAAAAATATCATCAATCGTATACTCACAAAGATAAGTAAGCTCATTTTTAGCGAGCATGGCATTAAAATCTTTAAAATAAAATGGATTATTTGTATCTTCTAAAAACTCATGAGCTATGTAAAAGTCATCTTTTGAAAGTACATCTTCTGTTATAAAAAGAAGCATACTAAGTGGCATTTTCTTTTCATAAATTTCTTTATCTCTTGTTAGCAAATATTCTTTATAGACTAAAAGTGCTTCTTTAGCTGCTTTTAGCTTATCTTGCATAGTCTCTTTATCTTTTGCGGCAAGTAGCATTATGTCTCTTATAATATCTTTTACTTTCCAACCAGGATAAACATTATAAGAGATAAATGCCACGCCATTTGCACTTAAATTCTCTCTTACGACTTTTAATATAGCTTCTTTTACAAAGTCAGGCACCCAGCTAAAAACGCCATGAGCGATGATATAGTCAAATTTCTCATCACTCTTAAACTCACAAATATCGCCATGGATAAGCTCTAAATTTGTAAGCCCCATCTCTTTAACGATCTCTTGCCCACGCCTTATCTGCTCGCCGCTAAGATCTATGCCAACTACTTTTGCATTTTTGTTATTTACTGCAAATGGGATCAAATTTCCGCCAAAGCTACATCCTATCTCTAAAACTCTTGCATTTTCGCATGGCGGTGGAGTTATGCCAAGAAGTGTAGCACAAGCTTCAAGCCTATATGGCGACGATTGGGCAAAAGCTATTGATTTATAAGTTAGCTCATCATAAGACTTTTCGATTTTGCTATTTTGGCTCATTTTAGCTCCTAGTAGTCTTTTTCTTTGATTTTTTCTAGCATATTTTTAGCATCATTCTCAGGATCATCCACTATATATGCGCGCCTTATCTTGCCATCTTTAATGATAAGTGTTTGCCTAAAGTAGAATTTATGTCCATTTGATGCAGAAAAAACTGGAAGTTCAAGCGCCCTCTCAAGCATAAACTCACTATCATTTAAAAACATGACTCCAGCCGAAGTCTCTTCTTGAAATTTCTTTTGAGCTGCGATATCTTGTGAGCTAATGGCCACTACCATGAAACCAAGATCGTTAAAATCTTTTAAAAATTTCTTGTAGTTTATAGCTTGTTTGGTGCAGCCCTTCATGCCCGCAGTATTTTGCAGCTGCTCACTTAAAAGATCAAAGTCCTCACCTATCTTTGGATAGATGAAAATAACGCAGTCGTGTGTCCTTGCAAAGGCAGAAAAATCAAATTCCTTACCATCTAAGGTATTTAAATATATACTCGTAGGCACTTTTATCATACTTCATCCTTTAAAATTTTTACTATTATATCTTTATAAGCTTTGTCTTAAGCTTTTTTAGAATTTAAAAGATAAACTATAAAAAGGACAAAAAAGCTAATTATTAACATCAAAAGTGCATAGACATGAGCCTTGGTATAATCAAGCATTTCAACCGCTTCAAATATCGCAATGCTAGCGACCTTGCTCTCTCCAGCTACGCTACCGCCTATCATTAAAACAACGCCAAACTCGCCCATAGTGTGAGCAAAGCTAACGACAGTAGCTGTTAATAAATTTGATCTGATGCTTGGCAAAATTACCCTAAAAATAGTCGTGAGTTTGTTTTTACCAAGACTATAGCTCGCTTCAAAAAGGCTCTTTTTTAGGCTATTTAGTCCAGCATAAATCGGCCCAAACATAAATGGCAATGAATAAATACAACTTGCCACAACAAGACCTGTGAAGTTAAAAACAAGCCTAACTCTAAAAATTTCTTCGATAAATTTACCAAAAGTGGAATAAGGCGAAAGAAAAATGAGCAGATAAAAGCCAAGAACACTTGGCGGCAAGACCAGAGGTAGTGAGATTACCGACTCTAAAAACGACTTGCCAAAAAATTTCTTTTGAGACATAAAATAGGCAAGTGCGATGCAGACAAAAAATAAAATAAAAGTTGTTATAAAAGATAATTTTAGTGATAGCCAAAACGGCTCGTAATCGATACTTTTTAACTCGTCTATCATGCTTTTTCCAAATTTACACCAAATGCTTTTGTGCTAACTACTACCATATCGCCTGCTTTTAGATTCATTGCTTCGCTGCTACTTAGCACCACTTCACAAATTTGGCGGTTTATTAATACATTTGCTACGAAGATCGCATCATGTTTTTTTATCTCTAAAATTTTAGCATTAAAGGCAAATTTCTGCGATCCTGCACTCTTTAAAAATATCTCACTTGCGCTACCTGATCTTGAAATTTTTCCATTCTCAAGGACAAAGACTTTATTGCAAAGCTTATAAATTTCAGCGATATCATGACTTACTAAAATAATGCTCATCTTAAACTCATCATGAAGTGCTAGTAAATAGTCTTGAAGTTTCTCACGCATGGCATTATCAAGCGCACTTAACGGCTCATCAAGTAGTAAAATTTCAGGCTTTCTCATAACCGCACGAGCCAAAGCAACACGTTGCTTTTGACCGCCAGAAAGAGTGCTAATCTTTGCGTTTTTTAGACTTATTAGGCCGCAAATATCAAGAAGCTTGTTCGCTAGAGCTAGATCATTTTTTGCAAAGAGCAAATTTTTAAAGACATTCATATTTTCAAAAAGTGCATAGTCTTGAAATAAAAAGCCGATATTTCGCTTTTGTGGAGCCAAATTTGTCTTTTCATCAAAGAAAACTTTATCTCCGACCTTTATAGAGCCACTTTGTGGCGTTTCAAAACCAGCAATCAATCTTAAAATAGTAGTCTTTCCGCCGCCGCTTGCTCCATAAAGTGCGACAAAATCACCACTTTCAAAGCTAAGGTCTGCCTCAAGCATAAATTTGCCGTCGCCACCATTTAGCTCTTTTTTGCAAGAAATTTCTATCATTTTTGAGTACTTATATGAATACTAGTAGATTTTATATAGGCAAAAACACTATCATTTTTACTCAAATTTAGCGCTCTTAAAGCGTGATTTGAGATAATAGCTTCGAAGTAAATTTCGCCACATTTTAAGCTAACAACACTTAAAATTTCACCAAAATTTATAGCTTCAATCACGCACTTTAGCTCGTTTTCAAGCGAGCTATTACTTAGTTTGTCTTTTGCCAAGATAACATCGGAGCTTTTAAAACCTAAGCCAATCTCATCATCTAAGGTGAATTTGCTAGCCTCATTTAAAACTAGCATAAATAAATTTGCCTCTAAATTTAGACCCTTTAGCTCAAATAAGCTAACGTCATCTTTAGTTAAAATTCCAACGATCTTTGCTCTTATCATTTAGCTGGAACGTTGTAACCAAATTTCTTGAAAATTTCTCTTGATTTATCACCTAAGATAAACTCATAAAATGCCTTCGCATCATCATTTTTTTCAGCATGTTTTAGAAGAACTATGCCTTGATCGATCGGAGTGTATAGCTCTTGTGGAACAAAGATGTAATTAACGCCCTCTTTGTATTTTGACATTTTCTCATCAAAAAGTGCGCTAGCAGCGATAAAACCTACATCAGAAGCACTTAATGCTTGAGATAGAGTTTCAGAAATTTTTTGAGCATAGACGATATTTTTTTCTACTTCGTCATAAAGTTTTGCGTTTTTAAGAGCCTCTATACTAGCTTTGCCGTATGGTGCAGTTTGTGGATTTGCGATAGAAATCGCCTTTAAGCTACGAACAACTTCGATACCTTTTTTGAAATCAACATTTCTAATAGAGAAAATAGCAACAGCACCTTGTGCATAAACTTTTGGAGCAGCTACTGCAAAGCCTGTGTCATAAGCTTTTTGAGCAAAGCCCATATCAGCAGCCATGAATATATCAGCTGGAGCCGAGTTTTGTATCTGCGTAACAAGACCGCCACTTGCACCAAGGGTTAAGTTGATCTTTGTATTTGGATAAAGCTTATTAAACTCTTTTATAAGCTCTGGAAATGCATATGTCGTATTTGCAGCAGCATATACATTTACTTCAGTACCAAATGCGTTTATGGCAAGCAAAGCCGCCACACATAAAAATTTAAAAGCTTTTCTCATTTAAACTCCTATAATAATTTGAGATGATTTTACTATTGCCAAAAGTGTATCGCCAACACCTATTTTCATCTGGATAGCACTATCTTTTGTGATGATAGCAGTTAAAGTCTGTTCATCGCTTAGTTTTAAAGTGATTTCAGCATTTACAGCTCCTATCTTTGCTTCGATCACTTCGCCTTTTAATTGATTTTTTGTGCTTATTTTTATATCTAGATCCTTAGCCAAAATGACAGCTGGAGCTTTAAAAATATAAATAACTTTTTGTCCAACTTTTAGGCCTAAATTTTTCTCACTTTCAACCGTGATGTTTGACTCAAGCGTGCAGCCATTACTTAGTTTTGCAATTATTTGAGAATTTACCGCACCGCGGTTTATGCTAATAATCTCACATGAGAGCTGATTTCTAGCACTTAAGTTCATATTCATTCTTTGAAGATTTATAATATCTACATCCTCAAAATCTACTTTTTGACAAATTTTTTGCAAAAAATCCTTTTGAGTCTCAAGAATGACATCATAAATTTTTATCAGTTTATTGGCATACTCGCTTAGCTCGGAGCCACTATTTTTTTTATTTCCATCAGCTCTAATAATAAGGGGCTTACTACTTTTATTATTTATCGTATCAAGACAGTCCCAAGCATTTTTATATGATATACCAACCAATTCTGCTGCTTTTGTGATACTTTTTGTCTTTTTTATGGCCTTTAATAATGTAATATGTTTAGCTAAAACCTGTGTATCTTCGCCTAAAAATAGTTCTAAATTTATATCTGCTTTCAAAATTTTTACCTTTACTATATTGGAGAATAATTTGTGAAGTATATCTAATTATATTAATCCTTAAGCTTAAAGTTAAGTTGATCTATAAATTTTTCTTAATTTCTTATAAAGTTTTTAAAAGATAAAATCGAGCTACATTTTATAAATAAAAATAAGGCTTAGTATGAAATTTTTGCTTTCTATCTTTTTTAGTTTGCTTTTAGCCTGTGCTAATACGGATATAAATACGAATAGCGAAAGCGATGAATTTGATGTTGAATTTGAAGCAAGAAAAGATGTTTTCGACCCGCTTAGTGGCTACAATAGAATGATGACACATGCAAATGACTTTATCTATGTAAATATGCTAACTCCGGTGGCAAAAGGCTATGCCTATGTTGTGCCAAAAACAGCTAGAACAATGGTTTCAAATTTCTTTGACAACCTTCTTTTCCCAGTTCGCTTTGTAAACAATCTACTTCAGCTTAAATTTCAAAATGCTGGCGAAGAGACATTGAGATTTTTAGCAAATACGATAATAGGTTTTGGCGGACTAACAGACGGAGCAAAATACTACGATCTAAAACCTCACGATGAAGATTTTGGACAAACGCTTGGATATTGGGGGCTTGGCAGCGGTTTTCATATAGTTTGGCCACTTATTGGACCATCAAATTTAAGAGATACTGGTGGCATGGTTGGAGATTATTTTGCTGATCCTATTAGCTACGTTGATCCTATACTTTTATCAACTGGCATAAAGTCATATAGAGCGTTTAATAGCTTTTCACAAGATCCAACTGCTTATGAAAAACTAAGAAAAGATGCTATTGATCTTTATCCATTTTTACGCGATGCTTACGAGCAAAGACGTGACAAGCTTATCAAGGAGTAAATATGAAAATTTTAAAAATTTTAACTATGATTTTACTTTTTACAACTAGCCTTTTTGCTATTTCAAAAGAGCAGATCAAGCCTGAAGTAGAGATGAAAACAACAAAGGTTATTGAAATTTTAAAAGATACAAATTTAGACAATAACGCAAAGACAAAAGAAATTTTTGCTCTTCTTGATCCATTTTTTGACTATAAACAAATGGCAAAGATAAGCCTTGGCAAACGTTACAACAGTCTAAGTAGCGATGAACAGGCTAAATTTGACGCAGCATTTGAGCAAAAACTAAAAGGCTCATACATAGATAAACTTTTAGGATACAAAGATCAAGAGATACATATAACTGGCGAGAGCGAACCTCAAAAAAATAGATACTGGCTAACATCTGAGCTTATAAATGATGGCAAGAGCTACGAATTTGTCTATAAATTTTATGACGCTAAAGAGCGTGGTTGGCTCATTTACGATCTTGATATCGTTGGCGTAAGCATCATTCAAACATACAGAAGTCAGTTTGGCGATGTGCTAAATAACGCTGATTTCAATACTCTTTTACAAAAGCTAAACGAAGCTGTTTTGCCTGATCAAAATAAAACTAACCCTTAATGCGACAAATTTTTAAATTTATCATTGCTAAAAACAAGCTTATTATTGCTCTAATTTTAGCTTTAAGCGTAGTTTTTGGCTATCTTAGCACCAAGCTTAGCGTTGATGCGTCAGCTGAAACGCTACTGCTTGAGCATGATCCTGACTTAAAAGCTTATAGAGAGATAGCCAAACGCTACGACTCACCCGGATTTTTAGTGGTTGCTTTTACTCCAAAAGATGACCTTTTTTCACCTAAAAATTTAGAACTTATCAAAAATTTAGGCGATGAACTAGCTAAAAACGATATGGTAAATAGCGTCATCTCCATAATAAATATTCCGCTTTTAAATAGTGTAAAAGGCGGGATTACTGGTATCTTAGATCATACTCCAACACTGCAAGATAAAGATATAAATATTTCAAAAGCAAAGCTCGAGTTTGCAAAAAGTCCGATTTACAGCGGAAATTTGATAAGCAAAGATCTAAAAACCACAGCAATTGCTCTAAATTTAAAACAAGATGAGAAATTTAATGAGCTTGTAAATGAGAGAAATTTGCTTAGTCAAAAAGAGTCAAACGGCACTATCACACAAGCTGAGCGACTTAAGCTAGAGGCTCTTGCCTATGAGTTTAAAGCCTACCGAGATGAGCTTAGAAAAAGTGATCACGAAAACCTTGAGTCCATAAAAGCAACCATAGCTAAATTTAACGCAAATGACGAGCTATTTTTAGGCGGTGCAAATATGATCGCCGATGATATGATAGGCTTTATAAAAAGTGATCTTTTGGTCTATGGATTAAGTGTACTTGCTCTTCTTAGCTTTAGTTTATGGCTATTTTTCAGGCAGATTAGATGGATAGTTTTGCCGATGTTTATATGTGCCGTAAGTGCCATTTTTACGACCGGAATTTTTGGTATATTTGACTGGGAAGTGACGGTCATTAGCTCAAACTACATCGCACTTCAGCTTATCATTACTATTTCAACTGTGATTCACCTTGTCGTTAGCTACCGAGAATTTTACGTAAAGCATCCAAAATATAGCCAAAATCAGCTAATTTATCTAACGCTTCGTGATAAATTCTCTCCATCTTTTTGGGCGATATTTACAACAGTTATTGGCTTTAGCTCGC includes:
- a CDS encoding sulfate/molybdate ABC transporter ATP-binding protein — translated: MIEISCKKELNGGDGKFMLEADLSFESGDFVALYGASGGGKTTILRLIAGFETPQSGSIKVGDKVFFDEKTNLAPQKRNIGFLFQDYALFENMNVFKNLLFAKNDLALANKLLDICGLISLKNAKISTLSGGQKQRVALARAVMRKPEILLLDEPLSALDNAMREKLQDYLLALHDEFKMSIILVSHDIAEIYKLCNKVFVLENGKISRSGSASEIFLKSAGSQKFAFNAKILEIKKHDAIFVANVLINRQICEVVLSSSEAMNLKAGDMVVVSTKAFGVNLEKA
- a CDS encoding class I SAM-dependent methyltransferase; translation: MSQNSKIEKSYDELTYKSIAFAQSSPYRLEACATLLGITPPPCENARVLEIGCSFGGNLIPFAVNNKNAKVVGIDLSGEQIRRGQEIVKEMGLTNLELIHGDICEFKSDEKFDYIIAHGVFSWVPDFVKEAILKVVRENLSANGVAFISYNVYPGWKVKDIIRDIMLLAAKDKETMQDKLKAAKEALLVYKEYLLTRDKEIYEKKMPLSMLLFITEDVLSKDDFYIAHEFLEDTNNPFYFKDFNAMLAKNELTYLCEYTIDDIFTPDVGTAIVDEYKNNKFKDRIDLEQFMDMISNKVFRQSLIVHSKTYESIANKQIGPSDINKIHVVADFIKKDNQWQDSYGAMPQDISWLCEVFYKMYPASINLSQILEILPEDKLMVYSAFVRILTNSSDAMILKDEQKNIEYRPGHSRLSQNLINYVRYFLNHKNNADVVFANKFSISRKLNNIDYYILLLLDGKNSLEDIAAKTLKFIKENNEDIFDINGKVLKKDKVAANIMSYVLGTAKIASMLYLLEEI
- the modA gene encoding molybdate ABC transporter substrate-binding protein, which codes for MRKAFKFLCVAALLAINAFGTEVNVYAAANTTYAFPELIKEFNKLYPNTKINLTLGASGGLVTQIQNSAPADIFMAADMGFAQKAYDTGFAVAAPKVYAQGAVAIFSIRNVDFKKGIEVVRSLKAISIANPQTAPYGKASIEALKNAKLYDEVEKNIVYAQKISETLSQALSASDVGFIAASALFDEKMSKYKEGVNYIFVPQELYTPIDQGIVLLKHAEKNDDAKAFYEFILGDKSREIFKKFGYNVPAK
- a CDS encoding TOBE domain-containing protein, translating into MKADINLELFLGEDTQVLAKHITLLKAIKKTKSITKAAELVGISYKNAWDCLDTINNKSSKPLIIRADGNKKNSGSELSEYANKLIKIYDVILETQKDFLQKICQKVDFEDVDIINLQRMNMNLSARNQLSCEIISINRGAVNSQIIAKLSNGCTLESNITVESEKNLGLKVGQKVIYIFKAPAVILAKDLDIKISTKNQLKGEVIEAKIGAVNAEITLKLSDEQTLTAIITKDSAIQMKIGVGDTLLAIVKSSQIIIGV
- the modB gene encoding molybdate ABC transporter permease subunit, with the translated sequence MIDELKSIDYEPFWLSLKLSFITTFILFFVCIALAYFMSQKKFFGKSFLESVISLPLVLPPSVLGFYLLIFLSPYSTFGKFIEEIFRVRLVFNFTGLVVASCIYSLPFMFGPIYAGLNSLKKSLFEASYSLGKNKLTTIFRVILPSIRSNLLTATVVSFAHTMGEFGVVLMIGGSVAGESKVASIAIFEAVEMLDYTKAHVYALLMLIISFFVLFIVYLLNSKKA
- a CDS encoding ABC transporter substrate-binding protein, with protein sequence MKILKILTMILLFTTSLFAISKEQIKPEVEMKTTKVIEILKDTNLDNNAKTKEIFALLDPFFDYKQMAKISLGKRYNSLSSDEQAKFDAAFEQKLKGSYIDKLLGYKDQEIHITGESEPQKNRYWLTSELINDGKSYEFVYKFYDAKERGWLIYDLDIVGVSIIQTYRSQFGDVLNNADFNTLLQKLNEAVLPDQNKTNP
- a CDS encoding VacJ family lipoprotein, encoding MKFLLSIFFSLLLACANTDINTNSESDEFDVEFEARKDVFDPLSGYNRMMTHANDFIYVNMLTPVAKGYAYVVPKTARTMVSNFFDNLLFPVRFVNNLLQLKFQNAGEETLRFLANTIIGFGGLTDGAKYYDLKPHDEDFGQTLGYWGLGSGFHIVWPLIGPSNLRDTGGMVGDYFADPISYVDPILLSTGIKSYRAFNSFSQDPTAYEKLRKDAIDLYPFLRDAYEQRRDKLIKE
- a CDS encoding redoxin family protein, producing MIKVPTSIYLNTLDGKEFDFSAFARTHDCVIFIYPKIGEDFDLLSEQLQNTAGMKGCTKQAINYKKFLKDFNDLGFMVVAISSQDIAAQKKFQEETSAGVMFLNDSEFMLERALELPVFSASNGHKFYFRQTLIIKDGKIRRAYIVDDPENDAKNMLEKIKEKDY
- a CDS encoding TOBE domain-containing protein; the protein is MIRAKIVGILTKDDVSLFELKGLNLEANLFMLVLNEASKFTLDDEIGLGFKSSDVILAKDKLSNSSLENELKCVIEAINFGEILSVVSLKCGEIYFEAIISNHALRALNLSKNDSVFAYIKSTSIHISTQK